The proteins below are encoded in one region of Candidatus Polarisedimenticolaceae bacterium:
- a CDS encoding lysophospholipid acyltransferase family protein — MNPVRAAGEAAAFHVLLRVARWLPRPLWIGLGAATGDLARILDRRHTRIAYENLRLAYGDALDPAEADRIVRECWRHFGRITFDALAFPQLSEAAAGSIVSYEGLEHVRAAYARGKGVLVFSGHYGHWELSAVMQGHLGLPLALVTRPLDNPRLESMLADLRTRSGNVVVHKRRAVREMVKALGRGMGVAIVIDQDARDSGIYVPFFGRPASTTPTLAAIALRTGAALLPSFSYPLPGGKWRVVYDPEVPVTATGDREADVRNLTATCTAILERRVRERPELWLWMHRRWKTQPAPEGATGNR; from the coding sequence TTGAACCCCGTTCGCGCGGCGGGCGAAGCCGCGGCCTTCCACGTGCTCCTGAGGGTCGCGCGGTGGCTCCCCCGCCCGCTCTGGATCGGCCTCGGTGCCGCGACCGGCGACCTCGCCCGGATCCTCGATCGCCGGCACACGCGGATCGCGTACGAGAACCTGCGACTCGCCTACGGGGACGCCCTCGACCCGGCGGAGGCGGACCGGATCGTCCGGGAGTGCTGGCGGCACTTCGGCCGGATCACCTTCGACGCCCTGGCCTTCCCGCAGCTCTCGGAGGCGGCGGCGGGCTCGATCGTGAGCTACGAGGGGCTGGAGCACGTCCGCGCGGCCTACGCCCGGGGAAAGGGCGTGCTGGTGTTCTCGGGACACTACGGCCACTGGGAGCTCAGCGCGGTGATGCAGGGCCATCTCGGCCTGCCGCTCGCACTCGTGACCCGTCCCCTCGACAACCCCCGCCTGGAGTCGATGCTCGCCGATCTCAGGACCCGCTCGGGTAACGTGGTCGTGCACAAGCGGCGCGCGGTACGCGAGATGGTCAAGGCCCTCGGCCGCGGGATGGGCGTGGCCATCGTGATCGATCAGGACGCGCGCGACTCGGGGATCTACGTCCCCTTCTTCGGCCGTCCCGCCTCGACGACGCCCACGCTGGCGGCGATCGCGCTGCGCACCGGGGCCGCCCTGCTTCCTTCGTTCTCCTACCCGCTCCCGGGGGGGAAATGGCGCGTGGTTTATGATCCCGAGGTTCCGGTGACGGCGACCGGGGATCGGGAGGCCGACGTGCGGAACCTCACCGCGACGTGCACCGCGATCCTCGAGCGGCGCGTGCGCGAGCGGCCGGAGTTATGGTTGTGGATGCACCGGCGCTGGAAGACGCAACCCGCGCCGGAAGGAGCGACCGGAAACCGATGA
- the lpxK gene encoding tetraacyldisaccharide 4'-kinase, producing the protein MTPPRSETLARALAPLSALWGLVVARRNRRFDRGEGVHRAAVPVVSVGNLAVGGTGKTPMTAWLAARLAARGRRSAIVTRGYGGRAGVGPLDVSRGGGPLVDAAVGGDEPVLLARLTSAVVVAGSDRVAGARRAVELGADVVILDDGFQHRRLDRDLDVVLLDAASPFGNGRLLPAGPLREPPSSLARAGIVVLTRWSGEAPPAGIAAPVVRARHRNAGFRDAAGREVPAPGRAFAFCGIARPASFLDSLRGAGVEIAGTRAFPDHHRFDAADLRALADGARERGAAIVTTMKDLVRLSGALPDVIALHVELDVVDPDPLEAALDAVTGRWR; encoded by the coding sequence GTGACCCCCCCGCGCTCGGAGACGCTCGCCCGCGCGCTCGCGCCCCTGTCGGCGCTGTGGGGACTCGTCGTCGCCCGGCGGAACCGTCGGTTCGATCGCGGCGAAGGGGTCCATCGCGCGGCGGTTCCGGTCGTTTCGGTGGGGAACCTCGCCGTCGGCGGGACCGGGAAGACGCCGATGACCGCGTGGCTCGCCGCCCGGCTCGCCGCGCGCGGACGTCGGAGCGCGATCGTCACCCGGGGGTACGGCGGTCGAGCCGGCGTCGGGCCACTCGACGTGTCCCGGGGGGGAGGACCTCTCGTCGACGCGGCCGTCGGCGGCGACGAGCCGGTCCTGCTGGCGCGCCTGACCTCCGCCGTCGTGGTCGCCGGGTCCGACCGCGTCGCGGGGGCCCGGCGCGCCGTCGAGCTCGGGGCGGACGTCGTGATCCTCGACGACGGATTCCAGCACCGACGGCTCGATCGCGACCTGGACGTGGTGCTGCTCGACGCGGCGAGCCCGTTCGGCAACGGGAGACTGCTCCCGGCGGGCCCGCTCCGGGAGCCGCCCTCCTCGCTCGCCCGGGCGGGAATCGTCGTTCTCACGCGCTGGAGCGGAGAGGCGCCCCCGGCCGGCATCGCGGCGCCCGTCGTTCGGGCCCGGCACCGCAACGCGGGGTTCCGCGACGCCGCGGGGCGCGAGGTCCCCGCCCCCGGGCGCGCGTTCGCCTTCTGCGGCATCGCCCGACCCGCGAGCTTCCTCGACTCGCTTCGCGGGGCCGGCGTCGAGATCGCGGGGACGCGTGCCTTCCCGGACCACCATCGGTTCGACGCCGCGGACCTTCGCGCGTTGGCCGATGGCGCGCGCGAGCGAGGCGCGGCTATCGTCACGACGATGAAGGATCTCGTGCGCCTGTCGGGGGCGCTCCCGGACGTGATCGCCCTCCACGTGGAGCTCGACGTCGTCGATCCCGACCCGCTCGAGGCCGCCCTCGACGCGGTGACCGGGAGGTGGCGTTGA
- a CDS encoding adenylyltransferase/cytidyltransferase family protein, with the protein MKRVVTLPELLEAIAPARAAGRSVAMANGLFDLLHVGHLRYLEDASREGDLLVVAVNADVSCRALKGPDRPIVPQAERAELIAGFRCVDWVVIFEELTVEPLLRALRPDVHCKGTDYTADTVPEREVAKELGIRVAITGDPKSHATRDLIKQIRA; encoded by the coding sequence GTGAAGCGCGTCGTGACGCTCCCGGAGCTGCTCGAGGCGATCGCACCCGCGCGGGCCGCGGGAAGGTCGGTTGCGATGGCCAACGGCCTGTTCGACCTCCTCCACGTGGGGCACCTGCGCTACCTCGAGGACGCCTCGCGCGAGGGGGACCTGCTCGTCGTCGCCGTGAACGCGGACGTCTCGTGCCGCGCGCTCAAGGGCCCCGACCGCCCGATCGTCCCGCAGGCGGAGCGTGCGGAGCTGATCGCGGGTTTCCGCTGCGTCGACTGGGTGGTGATCTTCGAGGAGCTCACCGTCGAGCCGCTGCTCCGGGCGCTGCGTCCGGACGTCCACTGCAAGGGGACGGACTACACGGCGGACACGGTCCCCGAGCGCGAGGTCGCGAAAGAGCTCGGCATCCGCGTCGCGATCACGGGCGACCCCAAGAGCCACGCGACCCGCGATCTGATCAAGCAGATCCGCGCATGA
- a CDS encoding HAD family hydrolase, with protein MSRRAIFMDRDGTVCDEVGYVNHVGRVRLLPRSAEAVRLANEAGFQTVVVTNQAGVARGYFGDWLVDEVHDRVRALLAEGGARLDGVYYCPHHPTVGDAPWRKDCDCRKPRPGMLLRARDEMGIDLSGSYIVGDSVRDIEAGHRAGVVPVLVLTGYGRGEWEYQPERFTARPAHVADDLLDAVRWILERERNGA; from the coding sequence ATGAGTCGAAGGGCGATCTTCATGGACCGCGACGGGACGGTCTGCGACGAGGTCGGCTACGTCAACCACGTGGGCCGCGTGCGGCTGCTCCCGCGAAGCGCCGAGGCGGTGCGCCTGGCCAACGAGGCCGGTTTCCAGACCGTCGTGGTGACGAACCAGGCGGGGGTCGCGCGAGGTTACTTCGGCGACTGGCTCGTCGACGAGGTGCACGACCGCGTGCGCGCGCTCCTGGCGGAGGGTGGAGCGCGACTCGACGGCGTCTACTACTGCCCGCACCACCCCACCGTCGGCGACGCCCCGTGGCGCAAGGACTGCGACTGCCGCAAGCCGCGCCCCGGGATGCTGCTTCGCGCGCGCGACGAGATGGGGATCGACCTCTCCGGGTCGTACATCGTGGGAGACAGCGTGCGGGACATCGAGGCCGGCCACCGCGCGGGGGTCGTCCCGGTGCTCGTTCTGACCGGTTACGGCCGGGGCGAATGGGAGTACCAGCCCGAGCGCTTCACGGCCCGCCCGGCCCACGTCGCCGACGACCTGCTCGACGCCGTCCGCTGGATCCTCGAACGGGAGAGGAACGGCGCGTGA
- a CDS encoding glycosyltransferase N-terminal domain-containing protein: protein MILSLYDVAASASRALAWVWAAWASRSAAGAREWDERLVRILPAVPPGSIWIHGASLGEARLSAILAGELRARLPGTAVVVSALTPAGRAALPGPPKADAAFYFPIDARPLQRRLLDALRPSAIVLVETELWPSLLREAASARVPVVIANARLSPERMTRYRRLESLYRPLLGGIAAIAAAGEADASRLLALGAPAARTAVAGNLKFDLPAPTLSRREVRAALGWDASIPVVAAGSTGEGEDGPVLDAFLRLRTAHPDARLVLAPRHAERFDAAEREAASRGLLVHRLSRGERAAPDAAILLVDGLGRLATLYAAADAAFVGGSLVPVGGHNLLEPAAAGVPVLFGPHTHHVAEMAQVLEAEGAALRVTDAGALGDAWERLIDDPDARARQAAAAERVMERHRGALDRTVDRILGVLA, encoded by the coding sequence TTGATCTTGTCCTTGTACGACGTCGCCGCCTCCGCCTCCCGGGCGCTCGCCTGGGTCTGGGCCGCGTGGGCGTCCCGGAGCGCGGCCGGCGCGCGGGAATGGGACGAGCGGCTCGTTCGGATCCTCCCGGCGGTGCCCCCCGGGTCGATCTGGATCCACGGGGCGTCGCTGGGGGAGGCGCGGCTCTCCGCGATCCTCGCCGGGGAACTTCGCGCGCGACTCCCGGGAACGGCCGTCGTCGTCTCGGCGCTGACCCCCGCCGGACGGGCGGCGCTCCCCGGCCCCCCGAAGGCCGACGCCGCGTTCTACTTCCCCATCGACGCGCGCCCCCTGCAACGACGCCTCCTCGACGCGCTGCGCCCCTCGGCGATCGTGCTCGTCGAGACCGAGTTGTGGCCCTCGCTGCTTCGCGAGGCGGCGTCGGCCCGCGTTCCGGTGGTGATCGCGAACGCGCGCCTTTCTCCCGAGCGGATGACGCGATACCGGCGGCTCGAGTCGCTCTACCGGCCCCTGCTCGGGGGGATCGCCGCGATCGCCGCCGCCGGCGAGGCGGACGCGTCCCGCCTGCTCGCCCTCGGCGCGCCCGCCGCGCGGACCGCGGTCGCCGGGAACCTGAAGTTCGACCTCCCCGCCCCCACGCTCTCCCGGCGGGAGGTGCGCGCCGCGCTCGGTTGGGACGCCTCGATCCCGGTGGTCGCCGCAGGCTCCACCGGCGAGGGGGAGGACGGCCCCGTCCTCGATGCGTTCCTCCGGCTTCGAACGGCGCATCCGGACGCGCGCCTGGTGCTCGCCCCGCGCCACGCGGAGCGCTTCGACGCGGCGGAGCGCGAGGCCGCCTCCCGCGGGTTGCTCGTCCACCGCCTGTCCCGCGGCGAACGCGCCGCACCGGACGCCGCGATTCTCCTCGTGGACGGGCTGGGACGGCTCGCGACGCTGTACGCCGCCGCCGACGCGGCGTTCGTCGGGGGGAGCCTGGTGCCGGTGGGCGGCCACAACCTCCTCGAGCCCGCGGCGGCGGGCGTCCCCGTGCTCTTCGGACCGCACACCCACCACGTCGCGGAGATGGCGCAGGTCCTGGAAGCCGAAGGCGCCGCACTGCGGGTGACGGACGCGGGGGCGCTCGGCGACGCATGGGAGCGCCTGATCGACGACCCCGATGCCCGCGCCCGGCAGGCGGCGGCGGCGGAGCGCGTGATGGAGCGCCACCGCGGCGCCCTCGATCGGACGGTGGATCGGATCCTCGGGGTGCTCGCGTGA
- a CDS encoding HD domain-containing phosphohydrolase yields the protein MKLTLPNKRRGRILFALLAVLLAVGLAPLAVISWKLIDSSKEHLKTSQQESQLMLASTIAGQLDTHLSGLRAQLLGLSRLLGGEIGPAPGDAETRARRLLSEFSDDRILLLRYSDVKQLEVASASDADVPAELEPAFLEGFVKVAEGLANHRPVDADAVAVSPPVVLPADPPRSVVLLTAPVLAGGVFRGALYAVVDLQGVWDAVVAGRGSGQAVFAVDRSGRLFASRNLLGASPGDDLSPRSGIVKRFRDRAGLQTETMPFLWSDGGAPEWYLGSYELTRDGWGVFVQARESQLYERVHQMIEEAARWALLAISFAILAAVVFAGRLSNPIDRLAEASRAFAKGDFSVRVDVRARNEIGELAETFNAMAAELEEVIRRLRRAAEENNELFLGTARALATAIDAKDPYTRGHSVRVNRYSVVLARYAGLGSQDLADIHVASLLHDVGKIGVDDAILKKPAPLTAPEFEVMKQHTVLGAQIMAPIKKMQSIIPGLRSHHERWRGGGYPDNLQGDAIPLMARIIAVADSFDAMTTDRPYQKGMTFEAAVARINELKGVAFEERIVEAFNRAYRAGEFRPETPAEPAAPALSEA from the coding sequence GTGAAGCTGACGCTTCCGAACAAGCGGAGAGGGCGAATCCTGTTCGCGTTGCTCGCGGTGTTGCTCGCGGTCGGCCTGGCTCCGCTCGCCGTCATCTCCTGGAAGCTGATCGACTCGAGCAAGGAACATCTCAAGACGTCGCAGCAGGAATCCCAGCTCATGCTCGCCTCGACGATCGCGGGGCAGCTCGATACCCACCTCAGCGGCCTGCGGGCGCAGCTCCTCGGGTTGTCCCGATTGCTCGGAGGCGAGATCGGACCCGCGCCCGGCGACGCCGAGACGCGCGCGCGGCGCCTGCTCTCCGAGTTCTCGGACGACCGGATCCTCCTCCTGCGCTACAGCGACGTGAAGCAACTCGAGGTCGCCTCGGCGAGCGACGCGGACGTCCCTGCGGAGCTCGAGCCGGCTTTCCTCGAGGGGTTCGTCAAGGTCGCCGAAGGCCTGGCCAACCACCGCCCCGTCGACGCCGACGCGGTGGCCGTGTCGCCGCCGGTCGTGCTCCCCGCCGACCCGCCGCGTTCGGTCGTCCTGCTCACCGCGCCGGTGCTCGCGGGAGGCGTCTTCCGGGGGGCGCTCTACGCCGTCGTCGACCTCCAGGGAGTCTGGGATGCCGTCGTCGCCGGGCGCGGCTCGGGGCAGGCGGTTTTCGCCGTCGACCGCTCGGGAAGGTTGTTCGCCAGCCGCAACCTGCTCGGCGCCTCACCCGGGGACGACCTCTCGCCCCGCTCGGGGATCGTCAAGCGGTTTCGCGATCGCGCGGGGCTCCAGACCGAGACGATGCCGTTCCTGTGGAGCGACGGGGGAGCGCCCGAGTGGTATCTCGGCTCGTACGAGCTGACCCGCGACGGCTGGGGGGTGTTCGTGCAGGCGCGCGAGAGCCAGCTCTACGAGCGCGTGCATCAGATGATCGAGGAGGCCGCGCGATGGGCGCTCCTGGCGATCAGCTTCGCCATTCTCGCGGCGGTCGTCTTCGCGGGGCGGCTGTCCAACCCCATCGACCGGCTCGCCGAGGCCTCGCGGGCGTTCGCGAAGGGGGACTTCTCGGTGCGCGTCGACGTGCGCGCGCGCAACGAGATCGGGGAGCTCGCGGAGACGTTCAACGCGATGGCGGCCGAGCTCGAGGAGGTCATCCGCCGCCTGAGGCGCGCCGCCGAGGAGAACAACGAGCTGTTTCTCGGCACCGCGCGGGCGCTCGCGACCGCCATCGACGCGAAGGACCCCTACACCCGCGGCCACTCCGTGCGCGTGAACCGGTATTCCGTGGTGCTCGCGAGGTACGCCGGTCTCGGCTCGCAGGATCTCGCGGACATCCACGTGGCCTCGCTGCTGCACGACGTCGGCAAGATCGGCGTCGACGACGCGATCCTGAAGAAACCCGCTCCGCTCACCGCGCCCGAGTTCGAGGTGATGAAGCAGCACACCGTGCTGGGTGCGCAGATCATGGCCCCGATCAAGAAGATGCAGTCCATCATCCCCGGGCTGCGCAGCCACCACGAGCGATGGCGCGGCGGCGGTTACCCCGACAACCTCCAGGGAGACGCGATCCCGCTGATGGCGAGGATCATCGCCGTCGCCGACAGCTTCGACGCGATGACGACCGACCGTCCCTACCAGAAGGGGATGACCTTCGAGGCCGCCGTCGCGCGGATCAACGAGCTCAAGGGCGTCGCGTTCGAGGAACGCATCGTGGAGGCGTTCAACCGCGCCTACCGTGCGGGGGAGTTCCGGCCGGAGACGCCCGCGGAGCCCGCCGCGCCCGCCCTGTCGGAGGCCTGA
- a CDS encoding PfkB family carbohydrate kinase: MTATRLLELVAGFHGRRVAVLADLVVDEFVHGEIARVSREAPVLILEQREVEVVPGGGGNAVANLRALGAHPLPVGVVGPDEAGLRLVRRFERDRIDASGIRAERGYATPAKSRVLAGGVHTRRQQIVRVDRGNRHGELPTPVVARVASRLRRALRGAEGLLVADYGYGAATPALVRAAGVPAAVPLTVDSRGRIAGYRRAWACTPNQEEAENALGLAPLRTETEVESAGRALLDKTGNRAVVITRGARGMSVFERRGRVRHLPAFGDGEVADVTGAGDTVIATFTLALIAGGTFVEAAALANYAAGLVVMKYGTATISPEELAAAVRGDLA, translated from the coding sequence GTGACCGCAACGCGCCTGCTCGAGCTCGTCGCCGGCTTCCACGGCCGCCGGGTCGCGGTCCTCGCCGACCTCGTGGTGGACGAGTTCGTGCACGGGGAGATCGCGCGCGTGTCCCGCGAGGCGCCCGTGCTGATCCTGGAGCAGCGCGAGGTCGAGGTCGTCCCGGGCGGGGGCGGGAACGCCGTCGCCAACCTGCGCGCCCTGGGCGCCCACCCGCTCCCCGTCGGGGTCGTCGGTCCTGACGAGGCCGGCCTTCGGCTCGTGCGGCGCTTCGAGCGGGACCGCATCGACGCGTCGGGAATCCGCGCGGAGCGCGGGTACGCCACACCCGCGAAGAGTCGCGTGCTCGCCGGCGGGGTGCACACCCGCCGTCAGCAGATCGTCCGCGTCGATCGCGGGAACCGCCATGGCGAGCTCCCCACGCCGGTCGTCGCGCGCGTGGCATCGCGCCTGCGCCGGGCCTTGCGGGGCGCCGAAGGGCTGCTCGTCGCCGACTACGGTTACGGCGCCGCGACGCCGGCCCTCGTGCGCGCGGCGGGGGTTCCCGCGGCCGTCCCGCTCACGGTGGACTCGCGCGGCCGCATCGCCGGCTACCGGCGGGCCTGGGCCTGCACGCCCAACCAGGAAGAGGCCGAGAACGCCCTCGGGCTCGCTCCCCTGCGCACGGAGACCGAGGTCGAGTCCGCGGGGCGGGCGCTCCTCGACAAGACCGGGAACCGCGCGGTCGTGATCACGCGCGGCGCGCGCGGCATGAGCGTGTTCGAGCGCCGCGGCCGCGTCCGCCATCTTCCCGCGTTCGGCGACGGCGAGGTCGCCGACGTGACGGGGGCGGGCGACACCGTCATCGCGACCTTCACGCTCGCCCTGATCGCGGGAGGGACCTTCGTCGAGGCGGCGGCGCTCGCGAACTACGCGGCCGGCCTCGTCGTCATGAAATACGGGACCGCCACGATCTCCCCCGAGGAGCTCGCCGCGGCGGTGCGGGGGGACCTCGCGTGA